TGCCCCTTTCCGACCGTGCCCTGCTGGTGCCCAACGTGGCGCTGGCGGAACTCATTCCCTACCGTGCTCCCCAGGCTTCGCCGGGCCTGCCCGCCTGGCTCCTGGGCCAGATTGCCTGGCGTGACCTGCGCCTGCCCCTGCTGTCCTTCGAGGCGGCCGCCGGCGGCGAGGTACGGGTCGGTCCCGGCGCCCGGGTGGCGGTACTCAACGCCCTGGGCGGGCGCCCCCATGTGAAGTTCATCGCCCTGCTGCTGCAGGGCATTCCCCGTTCCCTCAGGCTCGAGGAGAACCTGCCCCGCGCCAATGCGCCGCTGTCGGTGCTGGAGCTGGATGCGGTGCAACTGGGCACCGACCTGGCGAGGATTCCGGACCTGATGGCGCTGGAGCAGATGCTGGCGGATGCCGGGCTGATCTGAAGCGGCACCCTTCGGCCACCGCTGATGGGTATCGCAAGCTCAACCCATCCTTCATCTGGCGTCAGAAATCGCCCCAGAGCTGCTGGGCCACGCTGAGGGCCACCACCGGGGCGGTCTCGGTTCGCAGTACCCGTGGGCCCAGGCGGGCCGCGTGGAAGCCGGCGGCCTTGGCCGACTCCACCTCGGTGTCGGAAAGCCCACCCTCCGGCCCGATCAGGAACGCCAGGGTGCCGGGGCGCGCATGGCTGGCCAGGGGGGCGGCCACCGGGTGCAGCACCAGCTTGAGGTCCGCCTCGACCTGCCGTTGCCAGTCGGCCAGGGCGACCGGGGCATGGATCACCGGCAGCACCGAGCGACCGCACTGTTCGCAGGCGCTGATGGCCACCTGGCGCCAGTGGGCCAGGCGCTTGTCGGCACGTTCGTCCTTCAGGCGCACCTCGCAGCGTTCGCTGACCAGCGGAGTGATTTCGACGGCACCCAGTTCGGTGGCCTTCTGGATCGCCCAGTCCATGCGCTCGCCACGGGACAGGCCCTGGCCCAGGTGCACCCTCAGGGGGGATTCGGCCAGGCCGGCGAAGGCCTCCCTCAGCTCCACCTGCACGCGCTTCTTGCCCACCTCCACCAGTTCACCGCGGAACTCCTGGCCGGAGCCGTCGAACAGCTGCACGGCGTCGCCGGCGGCGAGGCGCAGCACGCGGCCGATGTAGTGGGCCTGGGCTTCGGGCAGTTCGTGCTGGCCGAGGGAAAGCGGGGCGTCGATGAAGAAGCGGGAGAGGCGCATAGAGGGGGTGCTGGAGGCCGGAAGCTGAAAGCCGGAAGTCTACCCGCCAGGCGCTTCCGGCTTCCAGCGTCGGACTGCGCTAGCCCGGATCCCGATGGTTCGGATGCAGGTCCGCCGCCACCGGCACGCTCACCGCATCGCGGGTGGCGATGTCGATGCCTTCGGTGGCCACCTCGGCGAGGAAGTCGATCTGTTCCGGGGTGATCACGTAGGGCGGCAGGAAATACACCACGTTGCCCAGCGGCCGCAGTAGGGCGCCGCGCTCCAGGGCGTGCTGGAAGACCTTGAGGCCACGGCGTTCCTGCCAGGGGTAGGGCGTCTTGGCGGCCTTGTCCTGGACCATTTCGATGGCCAGGACCATGCCGGTCTGGCGCACTTCGGCGACGTGCGGGTGATCCACGAGGTGGGCGGTTGATTGGGCCATGCGCATGGCCAGCGCGCGGTTGCGCTCGATCACCCGGTCCTGCTCGAAGATGTCCAGGGTCGCCAGGGCCGCGGCGCAGGCCAGCGGGTTGCCGGTGTAGGTGTGGGAGTGGAGGAAGGCGCGCAGGGTCTGGTAGTCGTCGTAGAAGCCCTGGTAGACGGTCTCCGATGTGAGCACCGCGGCCATGGGCAGGTAGCCGCCGGTCAGGGCCTTGGACAGCACCAGGAAGTCCGGGGCGATGCCGGCCTGTTCGCAGGCGAACATCGTGCCGGTGCGACCGAAGCCCACGGCGATCTCGTCATGGATCAGGTGCACGCCGTAGCGGTCGCAGGCCTCGCGCAGCAGCTTGAGGTACACCGGGTGATACATGCGCATGCCGCCGGCACCCTGGATCAGGGGCTCGACTATCACCGCGGCCACCTCTTGGTGGTGCTCGGCGAGGGTGCGCTCCATGTGGGCGAACATGGCCCGGGAGTGCTCTTCCCAGCACAGGCCTTCGGGGCGCAGGTAGCAGTCCGGGCTCGGCACCTTGAGGGTGTCCAGCAGCAGCGACTTGTAGGTCTCGGTGAACAGCGCCACGTCGCCCACCGACATGGCCGCCACGGTTTCGCCGTGGTAGCTGTTGGTCAGGGTCACGAAGCGCTTCTTGCGTTCCAGGCCCTGGTTGCGCCAGAAGTGATAGCTCATCTTCAGCGCCACTTCGATGCCCGAGGAGCCGTTGTCGGCGTAGAACACCCGGTCCAGGCCCTTGGGGGTGATCTTCACCAGCCGCTCGGACAGCTCCACCACGGGCTGGTGGCTGAAGCCCGCGAGGATCACGTGCTCCAGCTGGTCCACCTGGTCCTTGATGCGCTGGTTGATGCGCGGATTGGCGTGGCCGAAGACATTCACCCACCAGGAACTGACGGCATCCAGGTAGCGCTTGCCCTCGAAATCCTCCAGCCAGACACCCTCGCCCCGGCGGATCGGCACCACCGGCAGGCGTTCGTGATCCTTCATCTGGGTGCAGGGGTGCCAGAGCACGGCGAGGTCGCGTTGCATCCAGTCGGCGTTGAGGCCCATGTGTCGTTCTCCTGTGGCGATCGGCGAAGCCTATGCAAAGGCGCGGGGTCGAACAAGCGGGACGCGCCCGGCCGTTCCCGAGGCACGTCTGGCCCGGCATCCGGGGCTGGCGTATCCTGCGCGCCACTTTCGAACCAGCACCGCTTCACCGGGAGATTCTTCATGCCTGCAGCCTGGCGCGCCTTGGCGTTCATCATCGTGGGAGGGCTCAGCGCGACGGCGCTGGCCAAGGACAAGCAACCGAGCGCCATCGTCATCGGTGGCGGCATGGCCGGCCTCACCTCGGCCTACGAACTGCAGCAGAAGGGCTGGCAGGTCACCCTGCTGGAAGCCAGGCCTTCCCTGGGTGGCCGCTCCGCCCTGGCCACCAGCGAGTGGATCGGCAGCGCCAGGCTGCAACCCACCCTCTATCGCTACCTGGACCAGTTCAAGGTGAAGGCCGTGCCCGCGCCCGACTACGTGCGCACACCGGGTTATCTCGTGGCAGGCCGCTATTTCTCGGAGGCGGACCTGCTGAAGGAGGCCCCGAGCACCCTGGAGGGCCTGAAGCGCTTCGACAAGAGCCTGGACGACCTGGCGGCCTCCATCGAGGACCCGCTCAAGCCCCTGGCCAACCACACCCTGCAGAGCCTGGATGCCATCACCGTGGCCCGCTGGCTGGAAAAGCTGAACCTGCCGCCGACCGCGAAGGCCCTGGTGGAGCAGCGCATCCGTTCCCGTTATGACGAGCCTTCGCGCCTGTCGCTGCTCTATCTCGCCCAGCAGGCCCGGGTCTATCGCGGCCTGCCGGACACCGAAATGCGTTCCGCGCGCCTGCCCGGCGGTAGCCAGGTACTGGCCCAGGCCATGGCCAAGCGGTTGAAGACCATCAAGACCAACGCCCGGGTTTCCGCCATCGTCCAGGACAAGGACGGCGTCACCGTGAAGGTGGGCGGGACCGGCTACACGGCGGATTACGTGGTGCTCGCCGTGCCGCTGCCGGCACTGGGCAGGATCAGCCAGACCCCCTCCCTCTCCGCCCTGCAGCTCAAGGCCCTGAAGGACATCAACTACGGCTGGCGCGACCAGATGCTGCTGAAGTTCAGGAAGCCCGTCTGGGGCAAGAGCCGCCTCTCCGGCGAGGTCTACAGCGACCAGGGCCTGGGCATGCTCTGGGTCGAACCGGCGCTGAAGGGCGGCGCCAACCTGCTGGTCAACCTGTCCGGCGACAACGCCCGACTGATGCAGGCCTTCGGTGACCGGCAGATGGTGGACCAGGTGCTGATCCGCTTCGACAAGCTCTATCCGGGCGCCCGCGAGCAGTTCAAGGGCTACGAACTGCGCCGCTATGGCAAGGACGCCCTGGCCGGCGGTGCCTACCTGGCCTATGGCCCGGGCGAGATCAGCCTCTACTGGCGCCTCTGGGAGCAACCCCTGGGGCGCGTCGTGTTCGCAGGGGAACACACCGACGCACTCTATCCCGGCACCCTGGAGGGGGCGCTGCGCAGTGGCGAGCGCGCCGCCGCCCAGGTCATCGACCTCAAGGCCGGCAAGTCGGTCGGGCCGGTGGAGACGGTCGCTGAAGCCAGGCCCGCGCCCAGGCCCGTGGCCAGGGAAGAAAAGAAAGGCTTCTTCTCCCGCCTGTTCGACTGATCAGGTTCCAGGCGGTGGCGCGCTCCGCCGCCTGTCCTCCCTTTCCCCGTCGCTCGGAGCTTTCCGAGGAACTTTCAGTCCAGGCTGTCACTGAAGGTCCTGGCGGCGTGCTTCCTTGCAAGCATCGTATTGCTCGATATTTCAAAGCGAAATTTTCCACTTTTATTCGATAGATTTGCCGCTAGGCTAAATCGGTCGCATTCAGCAGGACCGCATTCCAGGATGTCCCCCTTGCCCTCCCTTTCGTACCCCTTTGCCCTCGAGCCAGGCCGAGTCCGTCGCTCCTTTGGTGCGGGGCCGCTCTCGGATGGCCGACGTCCTGCCCGATACTTCCCCGAGCCGAAGCCATGACGGCGGCGTCGATCCGTTCGGTGGGGTTCATCCGGTCCGACACTTTCCAGGAAATCCTTCATGCAATGGCGTAACACTTCCTCCCGCTTCGGCCTGGTCAGCATCGTCCTGCACTGGGGCGTGGCCCTGGTCTTCTTCGGCCTGTTCGGCCTTGGCCTGTGGATG
This genomic window from Pseudomonas furukawaii contains:
- a CDS encoding adenosylmethionine--8-amino-7-oxononanoate transaminase, producing the protein MGLNADWMQRDLAVLWHPCTQMKDHERLPVVPIRRGEGVWLEDFEGKRYLDAVSSWWVNVFGHANPRINQRIKDQVDQLEHVILAGFSHQPVVELSERLVKITPKGLDRVFYADNGSSGIEVALKMSYHFWRNQGLERKKRFVTLTNSYHGETVAAMSVGDVALFTETYKSLLLDTLKVPSPDCYLRPEGLCWEEHSRAMFAHMERTLAEHHQEVAAVIVEPLIQGAGGMRMYHPVYLKLLREACDRYGVHLIHDEIAVGFGRTGTMFACEQAGIAPDFLVLSKALTGGYLPMAAVLTSETVYQGFYDDYQTLRAFLHSHTYTGNPLACAAALATLDIFEQDRVIERNRALAMRMAQSTAHLVDHPHVAEVRQTGMVLAIEMVQDKAAKTPYPWQERRGLKVFQHALERGALLRPLGNVVYFLPPYVITPEQIDFLAEVATEGIDIATRDAVSVPVAADLHPNHRDPG
- a CDS encoding flavin monoamine oxidase family protein; amino-acid sequence: MPAAWRALAFIIVGGLSATALAKDKQPSAIVIGGGMAGLTSAYELQQKGWQVTLLEARPSLGGRSALATSEWIGSARLQPTLYRYLDQFKVKAVPAPDYVRTPGYLVAGRYFSEADLLKEAPSTLEGLKRFDKSLDDLAASIEDPLKPLANHTLQSLDAITVARWLEKLNLPPTAKALVEQRIRSRYDEPSRLSLLYLAQQARVYRGLPDTEMRSARLPGGSQVLAQAMAKRLKTIKTNARVSAIVQDKDGVTVKVGGTGYTADYVVLAVPLPALGRISQTPSLSALQLKALKDINYGWRDQMLLKFRKPVWGKSRLSGEVYSDQGLGMLWVEPALKGGANLLVNLSGDNARLMQAFGDRQMVDQVLIRFDKLYPGAREQFKGYELRRYGKDALAGGAYLAYGPGEISLYWRLWEQPLGRVVFAGEHTDALYPGTLEGALRSGERAAAQVIDLKAGKSVGPVETVAEARPAPRPVAREEKKGFFSRLFD
- a CDS encoding chemotaxis protein CheW, which gives rise to MTQVVTQQTGASSLTGLLLPLSDRALLVPNVALAELIPYRAPQASPGLPAWLLGQIAWRDLRLPLLSFEAAAGGEVRVGPGARVAVLNALGGRPHVKFIALLLQGIPRSLRLEENLPRANAPLSVLELDAVQLGTDLARIPDLMALEQMLADAGLI
- a CDS encoding 16S rRNA (uracil(1498)-N(3))-methyltransferase; amino-acid sequence: MRLSRFFIDAPLSLGQHELPEAQAHYIGRVLRLAAGDAVQLFDGSGQEFRGELVEVGKKRVQVELREAFAGLAESPLRVHLGQGLSRGERMDWAIQKATELGAVEITPLVSERCEVRLKDERADKRLAHWRQVAISACEQCGRSVLPVIHAPVALADWQRQVEADLKLVLHPVAAPLASHARPGTLAFLIGPEGGLSDTEVESAKAAGFHAARLGPRVLRTETAPVVALSVAQQLWGDF